In a genomic window of Gossypium arboreum isolate Shixiya-1 chromosome 9, ASM2569848v2, whole genome shotgun sequence:
- the LOC108454692 gene encoding annexin D5-like: MSTLSLSPVLTSPRDDAIQLYRAFKGLGCDTAAVVNILAHRDATQRSLIQHEYSAMYSEDLLKRLVSELRGKLETAVLLWMHDPAGRDAIVIRQALLPDLTNLDAATEVICSRTPSQIQLIKQNYQAKFGVFLEQDIERHTSGDHKKLLLAYVSTSRYEGLEVDREMAMKDAKALYKAGEKRLGTDEKTFIRIFSERSRAQLAAISAAYHDMYGGSLKKAVKSETSGKFERGLLTILQCSENPAKYFAKALHKAMKGLGTDDTTLIRIIVTRTEIDMQYIKAEYLRKYKKTLNDAVHSDTSGHYRTFLLSLLGPNN; the protein is encoded by the exons ATGTCGACTTTAAGCCTTTCGCCGGTTCTTACATCTCCTAGAGACGATGCTATTCAGCTTTACCGTGCTTTCAAGG GGCTGGGATGCGATACTGCAGCAGTGGTCAATATTCTTGCCCATCGAGATGCAACTCAGCGTTCTTTAATTCAACATGAGTATAGCGCAATGTATTCTGAAGACCTTCTCAAACGACTTGTTTCGGAGCTTCGTGGAAAATTGGAG ACGGCTGTCTTGCTATGGATGCATGATCCTGCAGGACGTGATGCAATAGTCATTAGGCAGGCACTTTTACCAGATTTGACAAATCTTGATGCTGCAACTGAAGTTATTTGTTCTCGCACACCATCACAGATTcaattaattaaacaaaattacCAAGCGAAGTTTGGGGTTTTTCTTGAGCAAGATATTGAAAGACACACCTCAGGTGATCACAAAAAG CTTTTGCTTGCATATGTAAGCACCTCCCGTTACGAAGGTCTTGAAGTTGATAGAGAGATGGCTATGAAGGATGCAAAGGCCCTCTATAAAGCAGGGGAGAAGAGATTGGGAACTGATGAGAAAACCTTTATCCGCATATTTAGTGAAAGAAGTAGGGCACAGCTAGCAGCTATTAGCGCTGCTTATCATGACATGTATGGAGGTTCCTTGAAAAAG GCAGTGAAGAGCGAAACATCTGGGAAGTTTGAGCGTGGTCTCTTGACTATTTTACAATGCTCAGAGAATCCTGCAAAGTACTTTGCTAAG GCACTGCATAAGGCAATGAAAGGTCTGGGAACTGACGACACTACACTTATTAGGATAATTGTGACACGAACCGAGATCGATATGCAGTATATAAAAGCCGAGTACCTGAGGAAATATAAAAAGACCTTGAACGATGCAGTTCACTCAGACACATCGGGCCACTACAGAACTTTTCTTCTCTCTCTTTTGGGACCAAACAATTAG